In Juglans microcarpa x Juglans regia isolate MS1-56 chromosome 7D, Jm3101_v1.0, whole genome shotgun sequence, the following are encoded in one genomic region:
- the LOC121238944 gene encoding protein PMR5, giving the protein MVLSNESSRFIFGSCLTILCLLVVQPRRASSALLFGLRSHHTNHQHRRPMIQANQSTCALFAGTWVRDDTYPLYQSSNCPIIDPEFNCQMYGRPDSDYLKYRWQPLNCELPRFNGLEFLLRMRGKTVMFVGDSLGRNQWESLICMISAAAPTTPTKIFRGDPLSTFKFLDFNLSISFYRAPYLVGIEMVQGKRVLRLEEMSGNGNAWRGADVLSFNTGHWWSHIGSLQGWDYMESGGKFYQDMDRLAALDKGLRTWANWVDTNIDSTRTKVFFMSISPTHYNPSEWNVGTTASTTKNCYGETVPITGTTYPGTYPDQMRVVDSVIRDMHNPAYMLDITMLSELRKDGHPSIYSGDLSPKQRANPARSADCSHWCLPGLPDTWNQLFYNTLFSLI; this is encoded by the exons ATGGTTCTTTCCAATGAATCTTCTCGCTTTATTTTTGGGTCGTGTCTAACAATTCTGTGTCTACTTGTGGTTCAGCCCCGCAGAGCCTCCTCAGCTCTCCTATTCGGCTTGAGAAGCCACCATACCAACCACCAACACAGACGTCCCATGATCCAAGCCAACCAAAGCACTTGTGCATTGTTTGCCGGCACCTGGGTTCGTGATGACACATATCCACTATACCAATCTTCCAACTGTCCAATCATAGACCCCGAGTTCAACTGCCAAATGTACGGTCGGCCAGACTCCGATTACCTCAAGTATCGATGGCAGCCCCTCAATTGTGAGCTTCCAAG GTTCAATGGGCTTGAGTTTCTACTGAGAATGAGAGGGAAAACGGTGATGTTTGTGGGTGACTCGCTTGGACGGAATCAATGGGAATCTTTGATTTGCATGATTTCAGCTGCAGCTCCTACAACCCCAACAAAAATCTTCAGGGGCGACCCTCTCTCAACCTTTAAGTTCTTG GATTTTAATCTGTCCATATCATTTTACCGAGCTCCATATCTGGTTGGCATTGAAATGGTGCAAGGAAAGAGAGTTCTGAGGCTGGAAGAAATGTCCGGCAACGGCAACGCTTGGCGGGGGGCCGATGTGCTGTCCTTTAACACTGGTCACTGGTGGAGCCACATAGGATCCCTTCAAGG GTGGGATTACATGGAATCAGGAGGGAAATTTTACCAAGACATGGATCGGTTGGCTGCTTTGGACAAGGGACTTAGAACATGGGCCAATTGGGTAGACACCAACATTGACAGCACCAGAACCAAAGTGTTCTTTATGTCCATCTCTCCCACACACTACAA CCCAAGTGAATGGAATGTTGGCACAACAGCATCAACAACAAAGAATTGTTATGGAGAAACAGTACCAATTACAGGAACAACATACCCTGGGACATACCCTGATCAAATGAGGGTGGTGGACAGTGTCATTAGGGACATGCATAACCCTGCATACATGTTGGACATAACCATGCTATCTGAGCTGAGGAAAGACGGCCACCCTTCCATCTACAGCGGAGATTTGAGCCCCAAGCAGCGAGCCAACCCTGCAAGGTCTGCCGATTGTAGCCATTGGTGCCTTCCTGGATTGCCTGATACTTGGAACCAATTGTTCTATAATACTTTGTTTTCCTTAATTTAG
- the LOC121238909 gene encoding asparagine synthetase [glutamine-hydrolyzing], which yields MCGILALLGCSDDSQAKRVRVLELSRRLKHRGPDWSGLYQHGDCYLAHQRLAIIDPASGDQPLFNEDKSIVVTVNGEIYNHEDLRKHLPNHEFRTGSDCDVIAHLYEEYGESFIDMLDGMFSFVLLDTRDNSFIVARDAIGITSLYIGWSLDGSIWVSSELKGLNDDCEHFESFPPGHLYSSREGGLRRWYNPPWFSEAIPSTPYDPLVLRRAFENAVIKRLMTDVPFGVLLSGGLDSSLVASITARHLAGTKAAKQWGTQLHSFCVGLEGSPDLKAAKEVADYLGTVHHEFHFTVQDGIDAIEDVIYHIETYDVTTIRASTPMFLMARKIKSLGVKMVISGEGSDEIFGGYLYFHKAPNKEEFHEETCRKIKALHQYDCLRANKATSAWGLEARVPFLDKEFISVAMDIDPQWKMIKREEGRIEKWVLRKAFDDEERPYLPKHILYRQKEQFSDGVGYSWIDGLKAHAALHVTDKMMLNAAHIFPQNTPTTKEAYYYRTIFERFFPQNSARLTVPSGASIACSTAKAVEWDAAWSNNLDPSGRAALGVHLSAYDKQVPSVSPGIPEILDNVHLKMEVSTPGVAIQS from the exons ATGTGTGGAATACTTGCTCTTCTTGGCTGCTCTGATGACTCTCAGGCCAAAAGGGTTCGCGTGCTTGAGCTTTCCCGCAG ATTGAAGCACCGTGGTCCTGACTGGAGCGGGCTGTATCAGCATGGGGATTGTTATCTGGCCCATCAGAGGTTGGCCATTATTGATCCCGCTTCCGGTGATCAACCTCTCTTCAATGAGGACAAGTCAATCGTTGTCACG GTAAATGGAGAGATTTACAACCATGAAGATCTGAGGAAGCATCTGCCGAATCACGAGTTTCGAACTGGCAGTGATTGCGATGTTATTGCCCACCTG TACGAGGAGTATGGGGAAAGTTTTATTGACATGTTGGACGGcatgttttcttttgttctacTGGATACCCGCGACAATAGCTTCATTGTTGCCCGTGATGCTATTGGAATCACCTCCCTCTACATCGGTTGGAGCCTTGATG GCTCGATTTGGGTGTCATCTGAACTTAAAGGTTTAAATGATGACTGTGAGCATTTTGAGAGCTTTCCTCCTGGCCACTTGTACTCGAGCAGAGAAGGTGGACTAAGGCGATGGTACAATCCTCCTTGGTTCTCCGAGGCTATTCCCTCAACCCCATACGATCCACTTGTGCTGAGACGTGCTTTTGAAAAT GCTGTGATCAAACGGCTGATGACTGATGTGCCATTTGGTGTTCTGCTGTCTGGGGGCCTTGATTCATCTTTGGTTGCCTCCATCACTGCCCGCCACTTGGCTGGGACAAAGGCTGCCAAGCAATGGGGAACACAACTCCATTCGTTTTGTGTCGGCTTAGAG GGTTCCCCCGATCTGAAGGCCGCAAAAGAAGTTGCAGATTATTTGGGTACAGTTCATCATGAATTTCACTTTACTGTTCAG GATGGGATTGATGCCATAGAAGATGTTATCTACCATATCGAAACCTATGATGTTACAACGATAAGAGCAAGCACCCCTATGTTTCTTATGGCACGTAAAATCAAATCGCTAGGGGTGAAAATGGTGATTTCTGGTGAAGGTTCTGATGAGATTTTTGGTGGATATTTGTACTTCCACAAGGCACCCAACAAGGAAGAGTTCCACGAGGAAACATGCCGAAAG ATTAAGGCACTCCACCAGTATGATTGCCTTAGAGCAAATAAAGCAACATCTGCATGGGGCTTGGAAGCTCGAGTTCCCTTTTTAGACAAGGAATTCATTAGTGTTGCCATGGATATTGATCCCCAGTGGAAAATG ATAAAACGAGAAGAGGGACGCATTGAGAAATGGGTTCTAAGGAAGGCTTTCGATGATGAGGAGCGTCCCTATCTGCCAAAG CACATTCTGTACAGGCAAAAAGAACAATTCAGCGATGGAGTTGGCTATAGCTGGATTGATGGGCTCAAAGCCCATGCTGCTCTGCAT GTAACTGATAAGATGATGCTTAATGCTGCACACATTTTCCCACAAAACACTCCCACCACAAAAGAAGCCTACTACTACAGGACCATTTTTGAGAGGTTCTTCCCACAG AACTCGGCCAGGCTTACCGTCCCCAGTGGAGCGAGTATAGCCTGCAGCACAGCTAAAGCTGTCGAGTGGGATGCTGCATGGTCCAACAATCTTGATCCTTCTGGGAGGGCTGCTTTAGGAGTCCATCTTTCTGCTTATGACAAGCAGGTCCCCTCTGTCAGCCCTGGCATACCAGAGATTCTTGATAATGTACATCTGAAGATGGAAGTTAGCACTCCAGGAGTTGCAATCCAAAGTTAG